The proteins below are encoded in one region of Ricinus communis isolate WT05 ecotype wild-type chromosome 6, ASM1957865v1, whole genome shotgun sequence:
- the LOC8262287 gene encoding acyl-CoA--sterol O-acyltransferase 1 isoform X1: MLLIFLPNIVIFIYVYHSISDHSGSQRDQITRKRSRNQQKRTMEGEMYNFTKALFSILLSLTYCYAIGKIIPKGTTRFFCLLPVVCLFFSIPLNLYSIHLGGFTAFFISWLANFKLLLYAFGKGPLSSNLSVSGFLLVACLPIKIQQSPPQDSHLDDQTKEKPHLNGQDKQNPVPKKGHKSSLNYAIKCLLIAIFFRVYDYNELMHPKVILLLYSLHIYFAIELTLAMVAALARAILGLELEPQFNEPYLSTSLQDFWGRRWNIMVTSILRPTVYGPLLKTCSPIIGRKWAPVPAIMGTFTVSAIMHELIFYYLGRVNPTWEITRFFVLHGVCLVIEIALKKVVSRRWQLPRLISTPLTIGFVVVTGFWLFVPQILRCRADTKAFQEYSAVSIFLKNMTRAFVFGS; the protein is encoded by the coding sequence ATGCTACTGATCTTTCTTCCCAATATAGtaatattcatatatgtatatcaTAGTATCTCAGACCATTCTGGAAGCCAGAGAGAtcaaataacaagaaaaagatCAAGAAATCAACAAAAGAGAACCATGGAAGGGGAAATGTACAACTTCACCAAGGCATTGTTTTCGATCTTGTTATCCTTAACCTATTGCTATGCAATCGGAAAGATAATCCCAAAAGGTACTACAAGATTCTTTTGTTTGTTACCAGTTGTTtgtctatttttttctattcctTTAAACCTCTATTCCATTCATTTGGGAGGCTTCACtgctttcttcatttcttgGCTTGCAAATTTTAAGCTCTTATTATATGCTTTTGGTAAAGGCCCTCTGTCTTCTAATTTGTCAGTGTCTGGTTTTCTGCTTGTTGCTTGTTTACCCATTAAAATTCAGCAAAGCCCACCTCAAGATTCTCATCTAGATGACCaaactaaagaaaaacccCATCTAAATGGCCAAGATAAGCAAAACCCAGTTCCTAAAAAAGGCCATAAGTCCTCACTAAATTATGCAATAAAATGCCTGCTTATTGCTATTTTTTTTCGCGTGTATGACTATAATGAGTTGATGCACCCAAAAGTTATCCTGCTCCTATATTCTCTGCATATCTATTTTGCTATTGAATTAACCTTAGCCATGGTAGCGGCCCTGGCTCGAGCCATATTAGGACTTGAGCTTGAGCCACAGTTTAATGAACCATATCTTTCAACTTCACTTCAAGATTTTTGGGGCAGAAGATGGAACATCATGGTCACAAGTATCCTGCGCCCGACAGTATATGGTCCCCTCCTCAAAACATGCTCCCCAATCATTGGTCGCAAGTGGGCTCCCGTTCCTGCAATTATGGGAACATTTACTGTGTCGGCTATAATGCACGagcttattttttattacttggGCCGCGTGAATCCAACGTGGGAAATCACTCGGTTCTTTGTGCTACATGGAGTTTGTTTAGTGATTGAGATTGCCCTGAAGAAGGTGGTTAGTAGAAGGTGGCAGCTGCCTAGATTGATATCAACACCATTGACAATTGGCTTTGTGGTAGTTACTGGCTTTTGGCTATTCGTGCCACAGATTCTCCGGTGTAGAGCTGACACTAAAGCATTTCAGGAGTATTCGGCTGTGAgcatttttttaaagaatatgACTCGTGCTTTTGTTTTTGGATCTTAA
- the LOC8262286 gene encoding endo-1,4-beta-xylanase 5-like isoform X2, which translates to MRISAEGVWLLALLCSFLSSGKRIHAFSYDYYATTECLTEPQRAQYGGGIIANPEFSTTIEGWNVFGEGEIKEGISKDGNRYIIAHKRTQSLDSVSQKVQFEEGKLYSFSAWVQINEGSEDVVVVFRNDGGLIRAGKVIAKNGCWSLLKGGVFANFSSQPVEILFESKNTDVELWVDNVSLQPFTMEQWRSHQNESIHKERKSKVRFQVSYVNKSAVEGAIVSIEQTQPSFPFGCGMNHYIVENLDYQKWFSSRFRYTTFTNEMKWYSNEKKQGKENYTIADAMVKFAKENGICIRGHNIFWDDPKYQPDWVKDLSSDNLRKAAAKRINSVVSRYSGQLIAWDVMNENLHFRFYEDKLGENASAEYYSIAHKLDPSTRLFMNEYNTIEDCQDNAPTPVNYKKKLEEILSYPGNEEILAGIGVQGHFSSAQPNLAYIRASLDILTSTGLPIWLTEVDVGRGPNQAEYLEQVLREGFAHPAVEGIIMFVGPAIAGFNVTTLADRDFKNTPSGDVVDKLIDEWKSKRKEIKADSEGTFEVSLFHGDYNITVKDPVTNSLTNLNYKLTKDNTSSGIVHVHIND; encoded by the exons ATGAGGATATCAGCAGAAGGAGTTTGGCTATTGGCACTCCTGTGCAGTTTTCTGTCTTCAG GAAAAAGGATTCATGCTTTCTCTTATGACTATTATGCAACAACTGAG TGCTTGACAGAGCCCCAAAGAGCTCAATATGGAGGAGGAATAATAGCTAATCCAGAATTCTCTACTACCATTGAAGGATGGAATGTATTTGGTGAAGGAGAAATCAAGGAAGGAATATCCAAGGATGGAAACAGATACATTATTGCACATAAAAGAACACAATCGCTAGATAGTGTCTCACAAAAGGTTCAATTTGAGGAAGGAAAACTCTACAGTTTCTCTG CATGGGTTCAAATCAATGAAGGAAGTGAGGATGTAGTAGTTGTTTTCAGAAATGACGGTGGACTAATTCGTGCCGGTAAAGTTATAGCCAAGAATGGTTGCTGGTCTTTGCTTAAAGGTGGTGTATTTGCAAACTTTTCTAGCCAGCCTGTTGAGATTTTGTTTGAG AGCAAGAATACAGATGTAGAATTATGGGTAGACAATGTGTCATTACAACCCTTTACCATGGAGCAATGGAGATCCCACCAAAATGAAAGCATTCACAAG GAAAGGAAGAGCAAAGTGAGATTTCAGGTTAGTTATGTGAATAAAAGTGCAGTAGAAGGTGCCATAGTATCTATAGAACAAACACAACCAAGCTTTCCATTTGGATGTGGCATGAACCATTACATTGTTGAAAACCTAGATTATCAGAAGTGGTTTTCTTCAAGATTCaggtataccacttttactaatgaaatGAAGTGGTACAGCAATGAGAAAAAACAAGGCAAGGAAAACTACACAATTGCAGATGCTATGGTAAAATTTGCCAAAGAAAATGGAATTTGTATCCGAGGCCATAACATTTTCTGGGATGATCCGAAGTACCAACCAGATTGGGTGAAAGATTTATCTTCtgataatttgagaaaagctGCAGCGAAACGAATAAATTCAGTAGTTTCAAGATACTCAGGACAGCTAATTGCCTGGGATGTAATGAATGAAAATCTGCATTTCAGGTTCTATGAAGACAAGCTGGGCGAAAATGCCTCTGCTGAGTACTATTCAATTGCTCACAAGCTTGATCCAAGTACAAGATTATTCATGAACGAGTATAATACTATTGAGGATTGTCAGGATAACGCTCCAACTCCAGTAAATTACAAGAAGAAACTCGAGGAAATCTTATCATATCCTGGAAATGAAGAAATTTTAGCAGGAATAGGTGTTCAAGGCCATTTCAGTTCTGCCCAACCAAACCTTGCTTATATAAGAGCTTCCTTGGACATTCTAACTTCCACAGGATTGCCTATTTGGCTTACAGAAGTAGATGTTGGCAGAGGCCCAAATCAG GCAGAGTACTTGGAGCAAGTGCTAAGGGAAGGCTTCGCTCATCCTGCTGTCGAAGGAATAATCATGTTCGTAGGACCAGCGATAGCAGGTTTCAATGTTACAACATTAGCAGACAGAGATTTCAAGAACACTCCATCTGGAGATGTTGTTGACAAGCTGATTGATGAATGGaaatctaaaagaaaagaaattaaagcagACAGCGAAGGAACCTTCGAAGTCTCACTATTTCATGGGGACTACAACATAACTGTTAAAGATCCAGTTACCAATTCCTTGACTAATTTGAATTATAAGCTGACAAAAGATAACACAAGTTCAGGCATTGTCCATGTTCATATCAACGACTGA
- the LOC8262288 gene encoding acyl-CoA--sterol O-acyltransferase 1 — MEGKAHNFIKAWLLIFASLSYCFATGKIIPKGSTRLFFLLPIVCLFLILPLNISSVHFQGMTAFFIAWLANFKLLLFAFGKGPLSSNNSSTSFTRFVLNACLPIKIQENPSQGSHINSKNKENPHLNSSKKCHKSFPNYAIKGILLALLIRVYDYHEFIHPNVILVLYYLHIYLFLELVLAMLAALARAMIGVELEPQFNEPYLSTSLQDFWGRRWNLMVTSILRPTVYDPLIRTSSPIIGRRWASLPAILGTFTVSAIMHELIFYYLGRVRPTWEITWFFMLHGVCLVAEVAFKKAVNGRWRLSRFVSTPLTIGFVAVTGFWLFFPSLLRCKTDVRAFEEYSALSEFVKSFDVRSFNMSLFGGNPVSL; from the coding sequence ATGGAAGGAAAAGCGCACAACTTCATCAAGGCGTGGCTCTTGATTTTTGCATCTCTTTCATACTGTTTTGCCACTGGAAAGATCATCCCAAAGGGCTCTACAAGATTATTCTTCTTGCTACCAATTGTATgtttatttcttattcttcCTCTCAACATCTCTTCTGTTCACTTTCAAGGCATGACAGCTTTCTTCATTGCCTGGCTTGCAAATTTCAAGCTCTTACTTTTTGCTTTTGGTAAAGGCCCTTTGTCCTCTAACAATTCATCAACCTCTTTTACTCGTTTTGTGCTTAATGCTTGTTTACCTATTAAAATCCAAGAAAACCCATCTCAAGGATCtcatataaatagtaaaaacaAAGAGAACCCACATCTAAATAGTTCTAAGAAATGCCATAAATCTTTTCCAAATTATGCTATAAAAGGCATACTTTTAGCTTTGTTGATTCGTGTATATGACTATCACGAGTTTATCCACCCAAACGTTATCTTGGTCCTGTATTATCTACACATTTACTTATTTCTCGAATTAGTTTTAGCCATGCTAGCAGCCCTGGCTCGAGCCATGATAGGTGTTGAGCTCGAGCCACAGTTCAATGAACCATACCTTTCAACTTCACTTCAAGATTTTTGGGGCAGAAGATGGAACCTCATGGTCACAAGTATTCTACGTCCAACTGTGTATGATCCCCTCATCAGAACATCTTCACCAATCATCGGTCGCAGGTGGGCATCACTTCCTGCAATCCTGGGGACATTCACCGTGTCGGCTATTATGCACGAGCTCATCTTTTACTACTTGGGGCGCGTGAGACCCACGTGGGAAATCACTTGGTTCTTCATGCTACATGGAGTTTGTCTGGTGGCTGAGGTTGCTTTCAAGAAAGCGGTTAATGGAAGATGGCGGCTGTCAAGGTTCGTATCAACTCCGTTAACCATTGGGTTTGTGGCGGTTACCGGCTTTTGGCTCTTCTTTCCGTCGCTCCTTCGGTGTAAAACTGATGTTAGAGCGTTTGAAGAGTACTCGGCTTTAAGCGAATTTGTGAAGAGTTTTGATGTTAGATCTTTCAACATGTCTCTATTTGGTGGTAACCCAGTTAGTTTATAA
- the LOC8262287 gene encoding acyl-CoA--sterol O-acyltransferase 1 isoform X2: protein MLLIFLPNIVIFIYVYHSISDHSGSQRDQITRKRSRNQQKRTMEGEMYNFTKALFSILLSLTYCYAIGKIIPKDFWGRRWNIMVTSILRPTVYGPLLKTCSPIIGRKWAPVPAIMGTFTVSAIMHELIFYYLGRVNPTWEITRFFVLHGVCLVIEIALKKVVSRRWQLPRLISTPLTIGFVVVTGFWLFVPQILRCRADTKAFQEYSAVSIFLKNMTRAFVFGS, encoded by the exons ATGCTACTGATCTTTCTTCCCAATATAGtaatattcatatatgtatatcaTAGTATCTCAGACCATTCTGGAAGCCAGAGAGAtcaaataacaagaaaaagatCAAGAAATCAACAAAAGAGAACCATGGAAGGGGAAATGTACAACTTCACCAAGGCATTGTTTTCGATCTTGTTATCCTTAACCTATTGCTATGCAATCGGAAAGATAATCCCAAAAG ATTTTTGGGGCAGAAGATGGAACATCATGGTCACAAGTATCCTGCGCCCGACAGTATATGGTCCCCTCCTCAAAACATGCTCCCCAATCATTGGTCGCAAGTGGGCTCCCGTTCCTGCAATTATGGGAACATTTACTGTGTCGGCTATAATGCACGagcttattttttattacttggGCCGCGTGAATCCAACGTGGGAAATCACTCGGTTCTTTGTGCTACATGGAGTTTGTTTAGTGATTGAGATTGCCCTGAAGAAGGTGGTTAGTAGAAGGTGGCAGCTGCCTAGATTGATATCAACACCATTGACAATTGGCTTTGTGGTAGTTACTGGCTTTTGGCTATTCGTGCCACAGATTCTCCGGTGTAGAGCTGACACTAAAGCATTTCAGGAGTATTCGGCTGTGAgcatttttttaaagaatatgACTCGTGCTTTTGTTTTTGGATCTTAA
- the LOC8262286 gene encoding endo-1,4-beta-xylanase 5-like isoform X1, with protein sequence MSFSATEPQFILSYWKSCRAKMRISAEGVWLLALLCSFLSSGKRIHAFSYDYYATTECLTEPQRAQYGGGIIANPEFSTTIEGWNVFGEGEIKEGISKDGNRYIIAHKRTQSLDSVSQKVQFEEGKLYSFSAWVQINEGSEDVVVVFRNDGGLIRAGKVIAKNGCWSLLKGGVFANFSSQPVEILFESKNTDVELWVDNVSLQPFTMEQWRSHQNESIHKERKSKVRFQVSYVNKSAVEGAIVSIEQTQPSFPFGCGMNHYIVENLDYQKWFSSRFRYTTFTNEMKWYSNEKKQGKENYTIADAMVKFAKENGICIRGHNIFWDDPKYQPDWVKDLSSDNLRKAAAKRINSVVSRYSGQLIAWDVMNENLHFRFYEDKLGENASAEYYSIAHKLDPSTRLFMNEYNTIEDCQDNAPTPVNYKKKLEEILSYPGNEEILAGIGVQGHFSSAQPNLAYIRASLDILTSTGLPIWLTEVDVGRGPNQAEYLEQVLREGFAHPAVEGIIMFVGPAIAGFNVTTLADRDFKNTPSGDVVDKLIDEWKSKRKEIKADSEGTFEVSLFHGDYNITVKDPVTNSLTNLNYKLTKDNTSSGIVHVHIND encoded by the exons ATGAGTTTCAGTGCTACTGAGCCGCAATTTATACTGTCTTATT GGAAAAGCTGTCGTGCAAAGATGAGGATATCAGCAGAAGGAGTTTGGCTATTGGCACTCCTGTGCAGTTTTCTGTCTTCAG GAAAAAGGATTCATGCTTTCTCTTATGACTATTATGCAACAACTGAG TGCTTGACAGAGCCCCAAAGAGCTCAATATGGAGGAGGAATAATAGCTAATCCAGAATTCTCTACTACCATTGAAGGATGGAATGTATTTGGTGAAGGAGAAATCAAGGAAGGAATATCCAAGGATGGAAACAGATACATTATTGCACATAAAAGAACACAATCGCTAGATAGTGTCTCACAAAAGGTTCAATTTGAGGAAGGAAAACTCTACAGTTTCTCTG CATGGGTTCAAATCAATGAAGGAAGTGAGGATGTAGTAGTTGTTTTCAGAAATGACGGTGGACTAATTCGTGCCGGTAAAGTTATAGCCAAGAATGGTTGCTGGTCTTTGCTTAAAGGTGGTGTATTTGCAAACTTTTCTAGCCAGCCTGTTGAGATTTTGTTTGAG AGCAAGAATACAGATGTAGAATTATGGGTAGACAATGTGTCATTACAACCCTTTACCATGGAGCAATGGAGATCCCACCAAAATGAAAGCATTCACAAG GAAAGGAAGAGCAAAGTGAGATTTCAGGTTAGTTATGTGAATAAAAGTGCAGTAGAAGGTGCCATAGTATCTATAGAACAAACACAACCAAGCTTTCCATTTGGATGTGGCATGAACCATTACATTGTTGAAAACCTAGATTATCAGAAGTGGTTTTCTTCAAGATTCaggtataccacttttactaatgaaatGAAGTGGTACAGCAATGAGAAAAAACAAGGCAAGGAAAACTACACAATTGCAGATGCTATGGTAAAATTTGCCAAAGAAAATGGAATTTGTATCCGAGGCCATAACATTTTCTGGGATGATCCGAAGTACCAACCAGATTGGGTGAAAGATTTATCTTCtgataatttgagaaaagctGCAGCGAAACGAATAAATTCAGTAGTTTCAAGATACTCAGGACAGCTAATTGCCTGGGATGTAATGAATGAAAATCTGCATTTCAGGTTCTATGAAGACAAGCTGGGCGAAAATGCCTCTGCTGAGTACTATTCAATTGCTCACAAGCTTGATCCAAGTACAAGATTATTCATGAACGAGTATAATACTATTGAGGATTGTCAGGATAACGCTCCAACTCCAGTAAATTACAAGAAGAAACTCGAGGAAATCTTATCATATCCTGGAAATGAAGAAATTTTAGCAGGAATAGGTGTTCAAGGCCATTTCAGTTCTGCCCAACCAAACCTTGCTTATATAAGAGCTTCCTTGGACATTCTAACTTCCACAGGATTGCCTATTTGGCTTACAGAAGTAGATGTTGGCAGAGGCCCAAATCAG GCAGAGTACTTGGAGCAAGTGCTAAGGGAAGGCTTCGCTCATCCTGCTGTCGAAGGAATAATCATGTTCGTAGGACCAGCGATAGCAGGTTTCAATGTTACAACATTAGCAGACAGAGATTTCAAGAACACTCCATCTGGAGATGTTGTTGACAAGCTGATTGATGAATGGaaatctaaaagaaaagaaattaaagcagACAGCGAAGGAACCTTCGAAGTCTCACTATTTCATGGGGACTACAACATAACTGTTAAAGATCCAGTTACCAATTCCTTGACTAATTTGAATTATAAGCTGACAAAAGATAACACAAGTTCAGGCATTGTCCATGTTCATATCAACGACTGA